The following coding sequences are from one Culex quinquefasciatus strain JHB chromosome 1, VPISU_Cqui_1.0_pri_paternal, whole genome shotgun sequence window:
- the LOC119765473 gene encoding LOW QUALITY PROTEIN: protein sevenless-like (The sequence of the model RefSeq protein was modified relative to this genomic sequence to represent the inferred CDS: deleted 3 bases in 2 codons): MVKNSDRVWYEIHWQTENIHDGLKNRQQQTFVDFDETLNHLSMNLTRLQPSKAYTIWIRAYSSNTTFSESYQVNIVTFPEPEEIMLQSISSTELSVKWRPHVNISTYKLQYSAMGSKVWETVFETGVNVSSPEDDIFQVTGLQPKTQYRFIVLLFYPNRQDPYMWPSDTKFIYETEADRPSAPGRPIVTQIRQEFYRVIWEAAKDNGAPIQEYALEALVRSPRNTNRVERSAVTAASSAELEDYGEEDMNNTIPTRVDVSSTDSEEYETFDEHWEQVYNGTEVYWFIPENRPLHKHTFRVRAKNSCGWGPYSGESEPISAPLISGQASSFLIIGVIAASSILLLIFVLICVCACRARAEKEKNKFIDATNTTRIPDVELANLRELPRRGNFIHSNNILYSSGPLTDSEIALLPQIRRDQITMTRFLGCGAFGEVYEGIVKGFGAEAETSVAIKTLRKGATEQEKAEFLQEAHLMSNFKHKHILKLIGICLEFDSLLIVMELMQGGDLLSYLRSNRPTPGVPSSLTLLDLISMCVDVATGCRYLEETHFVHRDLACRNCLVSSPDPKDRVVKIGDFGLARDIYKNDYYRKDGEGLLPVRWMSPESLVDGVYTSQSDIWAFGVLLWEIMTLGQQPYPARNNVEVLHYVRGGGRLGRPQDCPEELYQLMLKCWSYSPEDRPTFRYLLEVLKSLKERTSDSIQITSQFPCKVQNGAIFNRSYLLSDINHNPFMADIKFGSSGSGGAFIITPPTSSSGSGATVMTTTIPKYLELVYDDNHSSNSKCSTGEDVPLTTGLTVALPNCQQPMGEMTDNGYEIPIHDIIMRQQQSLGSFKGRTFSSSSTVSNVSTLPASAAGLREPITTNPRIDDCSSLEALLPINSILTVRLPDEPESLPAQAPSPTVDSVAENNSISGKEQSQQVSLPAEECKTVM, from the exons ATGGTCAAGAACAGTGATCGCGTTTGGTACGAGATCCACTGGCAGACGGAGAACATCCACGACGGGCTGAAGAACCGCCAGCAGCAGACGTTTGTTG ATTTTGACGAAACACTAAACCACCTTTCGATGAACCTGACGCGGCTGCAACCGAGCAAGGCGTACACGATCTGGATCCGGGCGTACTCATCCAATACGACGTTCAGCGAGAGCTACCAGGTGAACATCGTTACGTTCCCGGAACCGGAGGAGATCATGCTTCAGTCCATCTCGTCGACCGAACTGAGCGTCAAGTGGAGACCGCACGTGAACATCTCGAC GTACAAGCTGCAGTACTCCGCGATGGGAAGCAAGGTTTGGGAAACGGTGTTCGAGACGGGCGTCAACGTCAGCAGTCCAGAGGACGACATCTTCCAAGTGACCGGACTGCAACCCAAGACACAGTATCGCTTTATTGTGCTGCTGTTCTACCCGAACCGCCAGGATCCGTACATGTGGCCTTCGGACACCAAGTTTATCTACGAAACCGAAGCCGACCGACCGAGCGCTCCAGGACGACCGATCGTAACCCAGATCCGGCAGGAGTTCTACCGGGTTATCTGGGAGGCGGCAAAGGACAACGGAGCACCGATCCAGGAGTACGCGCTGGAAGCACTGGTGCGATCCCCAAGGAATACGAACCGCGTGGAACGATCAGCGGTGACGGCTGCCAGCAGTGCCGAGCTGGAGGACTACGGCGAAGAAGACATGAACAACACGATCCCGACGAGGGTGGACGTTTCGTCGACGGACAGCGAAGAGTACGAAACGTTCGACGAACACTGGGAGCAGGTGTACAACGGAACCGAAGTGTACTGGTTCATCCCGGAGAATCGACCTCTGCACAAGCACACCTTCCGGGTGCGGGCAAAGAACTCGTGCGGCTGGGGACCGTACAGCGGCGAAAGCGAACCCATCAGCGCTCCTCTGATCTCCGGACAAGCCAGCAGCTTCCTGATCATCGGAGTGATCGCTGCTTCGAGCATCCTGCTGCTGATCTTCGTGCTGATATGCGTCTGTG CTTGCCGCGCTCGCGCAGAGAAAGAAAAGAACAAATTTATTGATGCAACCAATACTACTCGCATTCCAGATGTGGAGCTAGCGAACCTCCGCGAGCTGCCCCGCCGGGGCAATTTCATTCACAGCAACAACATCCTGTACAGCTCCGGGCCACTCACGGACTCGGAGATTGCGCTGCTGCCGCAGATCCGGCGCGATCAG ATCACCATGACCAGATTCCTGGGCTGCGGAGCGTTCGGTGAGGTGTACGAAGGCATTGTCAAGGGATTCGGTGCCGAAGCGGAGACTAGTGTTGCCATTAAG ACCCTTCGTAAGGGCGCTACCGAGCAGGAGAAGGCCGAGTTCCTGCAGGAAGCGCACCTGATGAGCAACTTCAAGCACAAGCACATCCTGAAGCTGATCGGCATCTGTCTGGAGTTCGACTCGCTGCTCATCGTGATGGAGCTGATGCAGGGTGGTGACCTGCTGAGCTACCTCCGCTCGAACCGGCCAACGCCGGGTGTTCCATCCTCGTTGACGCTGCTGGATCTGATCAGCATGTGCGTGGACGTTGCGACGGGCTGTCGGTACCTGGAGGAGACGCACTTCGTGCACCGGGACTTGGCTTGCCGGAACTGTTTGGTTTCGTCGCCGGATCCGAAGGATCGCGTGGTGAAGATCGGCGACTTTGGACTGGCGAGAGATATCTACAAGAACGATTACTACCGGAAGGACGGTGAGGGATTGCTTCCGGTGAGGTGGATGTCTCCGGAAAGCTTGGTGGATGGAGTGTACACTTCGCAGTCGGACATCTGGGCGTTTGGAGTACTGCTATGGGAGATCATGACGCTTGGGCAGCAGCCGTATCCGGCGCGGAACAACGTTGAGGTTTTGCATTATGTCCGGGGTGGTGGTCGACTTGGTCGACCACAGGATTGTCCGGAAGAGCT ATACCAACTAATGCTTAAATGTTGGAGCTACTCACCCGAGGATCGACCAACGTTTCGGTACCTGCTGGAAGTGCTCAAGTCACTCAAGGAGCGCACCAGTGACTCTATCCAGATCACTTCCCAGTTCCCATGCAAGGTGCAAAACG GTGCGATCTTTAACCGATCCTATCTGCTTTCCGACATCAATCACAATCCGTTCATGGCAG ATATCAAGTTCGGCAGCAGCGGAAGCGGAGGAGCCTTCATCATCACCCCGCCAACGTCTTCCAGCGGTTCCGGTGCGACGGTCATGACCACGACGATACCAAAGTATCTGGAACTCGTCTACGACGATAACCATAGTTCCAACAGCAAGTGTTCCACCGGCGAAGACGTCCCGCTGACCACGGGCTTGACCGTGGCGCTACCAAACTGCCAGCAACCCATGGGTGAGATGACGGACAACGGGTACGAGATCCCGATCCACGACATCATCATGCGGCAGCAGCAATCCCTG GGAAGCTTCAAGGGTCGAACCTTCTCGAGCTCCTCGACGGTCAGCAACGTGAGTACGTTGCCTGCTTCTGCAGCCGGA CTTCGGGAACCCATCACCACCAACCCTCGGATAGACGACTGTTCCAGTCTGGAGGCACTGCTCCCGATCAACTCGATCCTAACCGTACGGTTACCGGACGAGCCAGAGTCGCTGCCTGCGCAAGCACCGTCACCGACGGTTGACAGCGTCGCCGAGAACAATAGTATTAGTGGCAAAGAACAATCGCAGCAGGTCAGCTTACCGGCAGAAGAGTGCAAAACGGTTATGTAA